A window of Cryptomeria japonica chromosome 3, Sugi_1.0, whole genome shotgun sequence contains these coding sequences:
- the LOC131051133 gene encoding AP-1 complex subunit sigma-2 isoform X1 gives MIQFVLLISRQGKVRLTKWYSPYSQKERTKVIRELSGVILSRGPKLCNFVEWRGFKVVYKRYASLYFCMCIDGEDNELEVLEIIHHYVEILDRYFGSVCELDLIFNFHKAYYILDELLIAGELLEPSKKTIARVIAAQDSLVESAKEQASSLSNIIAQATK, from the exons ATTCAGTTTGTGCTTCTAATTAGCCGGCAGGGCAAAGTGAGATTGACAAAGTGGTATTCTCCTTATTCACAGAAGGAGAGGACAAAG GTAATTCGTGAACTTAGTGGAGTGATTCTTAGCAGAGGACCCAAGCTTTGTAATTTTGTTGAATGGAGAGGTTTCAAGGTTGTATACAAAAG ATATGCCAGCTTGTATTTCTGCATGTGCATTGATGGGGAGGATAACGAGCTGGAGGTACTTGAGATAATTCATCACTATGTGGAGATTCTTGACCGCTACTTTGGCAGT GTTTGTGAGTTGGATCTTATCTTCAACTTTCATAAA gCCTATTACATACTAGATGAACTACTGATTGCTGGAGAGCTTCTAGAACCAAGCAAGAAAACCATTGCACGAGTTATAGCAGCTCAG GATTCTTTGGTGGAGAGTGCCAAAGAACAAGCTAGTTCTTTGAGCAATATAATTGCTCAGGCAACCAAATAG
- the LOC131051133 gene encoding AP-1 complex subunit sigma-2 isoform X2 codes for MVIRELSGVILSRGPKLCNFVEWRGFKVVYKRYASLYFCMCIDGEDNELEVLEIIHHYVEILDRYFGSVCELDLIFNFHKAYYILDELLIAGELLEPSKKTIARVIAAQDSLVESAKEQASSLSNIIAQATK; via the exons GTAATTCGTGAACTTAGTGGAGTGATTCTTAGCAGAGGACCCAAGCTTTGTAATTTTGTTGAATGGAGAGGTTTCAAGGTTGTATACAAAAG ATATGCCAGCTTGTATTTCTGCATGTGCATTGATGGGGAGGATAACGAGCTGGAGGTACTTGAGATAATTCATCACTATGTGGAGATTCTTGACCGCTACTTTGGCAGT GTTTGTGAGTTGGATCTTATCTTCAACTTTCATAAA gCCTATTACATACTAGATGAACTACTGATTGCTGGAGAGCTTCTAGAACCAAGCAAGAAAACCATTGCACGAGTTATAGCAGCTCAG GATTCTTTGGTGGAGAGTGCCAAAGAACAAGCTAGTTCTTTGAGCAATATAATTGCTCAGGCAACCAAATAG